GCAAAACTGTAATGCACAATAACAATAGTGAGGTGGGACACACAGGTGGAGAAGGTCTTGTGCCTTCCCTCAACAGAGGGGATCCTCAATATGGCCGCCACGATGAAGATATAGGAGAGGATGATGAGGAATAAACAGCCCATCAGAGCTGAGACACACACAAGGATCACACCCAAGGTGACTGAGGAATTCTCATTCCCACAAGCCAACTTTAAGAGGGAAAACACATGGCAGAGAAAATGATGAATCACATTAGACCCACAGAAGGTGAGGTGAAAAACTATCAGGGTCACCATCATCCccatgactgagccaccagcccAGGTCCAGGACACCAAACGGGCACAGGTGCGGATGCTCATGAGCACGTTGTAGCGTAGGGGGTGGCAGATGGCCACGTAGCGGTCATAACCCATGATCATAAGCAAGAAGGAATGGGTGAAGCCAAACGTGAAGGAGAAgaacatctgggtggcacaggccACAAAGGTGATGGAACGGTGGCTGGAGAGCATGTCAACCAGCATGCGGGGGGTAACGGCAACAGTGAACAGAATCTCAGAGGTGGACAGGGCACACAGGAAGAGGTACATGGGCGTGTGCAGGCTGCGCTCACTCCAAATAGTAGCCATGATGAGCAGGTTCCCCAGCAGCGTGAACAGGTACATCAGCAAGTagaacagaaagaaggcaggcaggagaTGCTGTGGGAAGGTGGAGAAGCCCACGAGAATGAATTCAGACACGATGCTATAGTTCTGGCCAGCCACGGATGCTGCATCTGCTGAGATCACAGAGGGAATGAGGGGACCGGCAGAAAGATCATGAATCTATATAACAATATTGTGTTTGAACAATAGGAAATATGTGAAATGGGTAAACTTTAGATGTATTGAGTTAGGACGGGGAGAATGACCAGGGTACTCACTGTTTCTGCTGTTCTTTAGCATGGAACTGAAAGCTGTGATCGGTGctataaggaaagaaagagaaagtaggtGTGTAACCATTGGAAGGGAAGAGACCTGCTCATCcatctagaaaaggaaaagaataaagacataACATATcacagcgagagagagcacagagttGCAAATATTAGATCCACGTCCAAAAACCAGTTATTTCTCATAGAATTACAACAGTAGTAATCATTCAGAATatgaattttaagtaaaaaggaaGTTACCTTTCTTAATAGTGACACAAAGTATAAAGAAACAATTCTTAAGCACTTGGCCCGGCGATTTCTTTGTACTCAAGAAAATTTGAGTCTCTAATGGGCTTTTGTATGGGTACATTATTCACTCCCCATGTTTACCATCTTAGCAATTAACCCTGAGATTCTGTGAAAATATTCAGTTTTGGATACAGTCAAGCTGACTGGGTGGGACACAAAACAGAGTTTATCTACTCCTTCATTCACCCtgtggtaatttgtggttttagTCAAAGCATTTGAGGAACATATCCTCACCTTCATTGGAAAACTGAGGAGTTGATGATCCCCAGAAAGAGTCTCTGAGGCCCTAGAGTTGTCCACACAAGTCTTCCACACTTTGGAAGCCTCTGTTATAAAGCATCTAGGATTCAATCACATGAAATACCTACAAATTCAGAAATTTTaaccattaataaaaatataagtggATTTGATTACATGGAGAAAAATGCATACTCTAGATGGCAACAGCAAATATGGTAATGATGACACTTCTTCCTCAAATTATATCATCAGTCAACTACATTCATAGTTTCAGAGAATCAATTGTACATTTCATAAAAGTTTCctaaaattccttttttccttctttatttttgtaaattaaattttaatatgccaCATATAATATAGCACTgactgctcatcacatcacgtgccttTCTTAATGCTTGTCCTTCAGAAAAATAAGGTCAGTGCAATACTATACTGCTCTTCTAAAAATGGAATCAATAGGAAAGAAATGATATGGTAGGTATGCAGACCTATTATACACATTATACACATCATAGTCATCTCTCATTGTgaccctggaacagaaaaagacaCTGATCAAATTGATTGGATACTCAGAAAATATCCCTGCATGATTCACAGCTTAACATGTGATAAAGGTGGTGGGAGCACAGATCAAAGGGA
The nucleotide sequence above comes from Canis aureus isolate CA01 chromosome 19, VMU_Caureus_v.1.0, whole genome shotgun sequence. Encoded proteins:
- the LOC144289310 gene encoding olfactory receptor 10H3-like, with the protein product MYLFTLLGNLLIMATIWSERSLHTPMYLFLCALSTSEILFTVAVTPRMLVDMLSSHRSITFVACATQMFFSFTFGFTHSFLLMIMGYDRYVAICHPLRYNVLMSIRTCARLVSWTWAGGSVMGMMVTLIVFHLTFCGSNVIHHFLCHVFSLLKLACGNENSSVTLGVILVCVSALMGCLFLIILSYIFIVAAILRIPSVEGRHKTFSTCVSHLTIVIVHYSFASIIYLKPKGPHSMDSNTLMATTYTVFTPFLSPIIFSLRNKELKNAIKKSFQRKFSPLRS